The following are encoded together in the Lathyrus oleraceus cultivar Zhongwan6 chromosome 3, CAAS_Psat_ZW6_1.0, whole genome shotgun sequence genome:
- the LOC127127332 gene encoding CBL-interacting serine/threonine-protein kinase 14: MAEESQIQTQTTNKSKNGVVLFEKYEIGRLLGVGASAKVYQATNVETGKNVAVKVMNKKKLVNGGFSANIEREISILSRLHHPNIINLFEVLASKNKIYFIVELASAGELFEEVAKKDKLTEDHARRYFRQLISAVKHCHSHGVFHRDLKLDNLLLDENDNLKVTDFGLSAVKNQIRPDGLLHTVCGTPSYVAPEILAKKGYDGAKADIWSCGVVLFAITAGYLPFNDYNVTVLYRKIYRGQFRFPKWTSCDLKNLLSRLLDTNPATRISVDEILQDPWFKSGGYKLDRVLVKEPELEESRTGFKSLNAFDLISFSTGLDMSGMFEDQNGSGLAEWVVSAEKPERIIERVEEVVKGATVVVKRLENNAGAKLEGQEGNLLGLVMVYRLTDEFVVVEMKKRGKGEEPGRQLWKNKLRPLLVELAHKPEEPVSR; the protein is encoded by the coding sequence ATGGCAGAAGAATCACAAATTCAAACACAAACGACTAACAAGTCGAAAAACGGCGTCGTTTTGTTTGAGAAATACGAAATTGGAAGATTGTTGGGAGTTGGTGCTTCAGCGAAGGTGTACCAGGCGACGAATGTTGAAACGGGGAAGAACGTGGCGGTGAAAGTCATGAACAAGAAGAAACTCGTCAATGGAGGTTTCTCGGCAAACATTGAGCGTGAGATCTCAATTCTCAGTCGCCTCCACCACCCTAACATCATCAACCTCTTCGAAGTGCTTGCGTCAAAGAACAAAATCTACTTCATTGTTGAATTGGCCTCTGCCGGCGAGCTCTTCGAAGAGGTGGCTAAAAAAGACAAACTCACAGAAGATCACGCTCGGAGATACTTCCGGCAGCTTATCTCCGCCGTGAAACACTGTCACTCTCACGGTGTTTTCCACCGGGATCTCAAACTCGATAATCTCTTGCTAGACGAGAATGATAACCTTAAGGTAACGGATTTCGGTTTAAGCGCTGTTAAAAACCAGATCCGTCCTGACGGTTTACTTCACACCGTTTGTGGTACACCATCCTACGTGGCACCGGAGATTCTCGCGAAGAAAGGCTACGACGGTGCGAAAGCTGATATATGGTCCTGCGGCGTCGTTTTGTTTGCTATTACTGCAGGATATTTACCGTTCAATGATTACAATGTTACCGTGCTGTACCGGAAGATCTACCGTGGTCAATTTCGTTTCCCGAAATGGACGTCATGTGATCTGAAGAATCTCTTATCAAGATTGTTGGATACGAACCCTGCCACAAGGATTAGCGTTGATGAAATTCTTCAAGACCCGTGGTTCAAGTCGGGTGGATATAAACTAGACCGGGTTTTAGTTAAGGAACCGGAGTTGGAAGAATCTCGAACCGGGTTTAAGTCCTTGAACGCGTTTGATTTGATTTCGTTTTCAACCGGGTTAGATATGTCGGGTATGTTTGAGGATCAAAACGGGTCGGGTTTAGCTGAATGGGTTGTTTCGGCGGAGAAACCGGAGAGGATTATTGAGAGGGTGGAGGAGGTGGTGAAGGGAGCGACGGTGGTTGTGAAAAGACTGGAGAATAATGCTGGAGCAAAGTTGGAAGGGCAAGAAGGTAATTTGCTTGGTCTTGTTATGGTTTACCGGCTAACGGATGAATTCGTGGTAGTTGAAATGAAGAAACGTGGAAAGGGGGAGGAACCTGGCAGGCAATtgtggaaaaataaattgcgACCTTTGCTTGTTGAGTTGGCTCACAAACCGGAAGAGCCGGTTTCCCGGTGA